In one window of Amblyomma americanum isolate KBUSLIRL-KWMA chromosome 9, ASM5285725v1, whole genome shotgun sequence DNA:
- the LOC144104523 gene encoding chymotrypsin-2-like, with amino-acid sequence MVPLIFGVNLLLCVLTPLLAQEELEEFGFWAAKKYECGVSSSPKLIVNGSPARPGQFPWMVQLTVRFPRSPPSICGGSIITSRHILTAAHCVIKGGKKGRVQVRYGSIDRRRGKKVDVKKVKVHPSYKTRPLAYDIAVLTVKKPIKFSFQVRPVCLPDTIMEVVTKNAVVSGWGVHKGRATIDNLRYTTLKVQPNGMCKSYKANFNPYTMLCAFKRGTGPCTGDSGGPLTTTMNNGRFVQVGIVSMGGANNCGSQPNVYTRVDVLMPWIQEEINSPRLYEEISLDEIVIDPDDAIEPYSFWSDDVVYGPEYDY; translated from the exons ATGGTCCCGTTAATCTTCGGTGTGAACTTGCTTTTATGTGTTCTCACACCG CTGCTTGCGCAAGAGGAATTAGAAGAATTTGGATTTTGGGCCGCAAAGAAATATG AATGCGGAGTTTCCAGTTCCCCGAAGCTAATCGTGAACGGATCGCCGGCGAGGCCCGGGCAGTTCCCATGGATG GTGCAACTGACAGTACGGTTTCCCCGGTCCCCTCCAAGCATCTGCGGCGGGAGCATCATAACCAGTCGCCACATCCTCACAGCGGCACACTGCGTAATAAA GGGCGGCAAGAAAGGAAGAGTTCAAGTCCGCTACGGTTCAATCGATCGCAGACGAGGCAAGAAGGTTGATGTCAAGAAGGTGAAAGTTCATCCTTCGTATAAAACGCGCCCCCTGGCCTATGACATCGCCGTCCTGACG GTAAAAAAGCCGATCAAGTTTTCATTTCAAGTGCGGCCGGTATGTCTCCCAGACACGATAATGGAGGTTGTCACCAAAAACGCCGTAGTTTCAGGATGGGGAGTCCACAAAG GGCGTGCGACCATTGACAATCTACGATACACGACCCTCAAAGTTCAACCGAACGGCATGTGCAAGAGTTACAAAGCGAACTTCAACCCCTACACAATGCTCTGTGCATTCAAACGTGGCACAGGCCCCTGCACA GGGGATTCCGGAGGACCATTAACCACTACAATGAACAACGGCCGTTTCGTGCAAGTCGGCATTGTCTCCATGGGTGGGGCGAACAACTGCGGATCCCAGCCGAATGTCTACACCCGCGTGGATGTTCTCATGCCTTGGATCCAAGAGGAAATTAATAGTCCGCGTCTCTACGAAGAGATCAGCTTGGACGAGATAGTCATTGACCCTGATGACGCAATTGAGCCGTATTCCTTTTGGTCAGATGACGTGGTCTACGGGCCGGAGTATGACTACTAA